A portion of the Zonotrichia albicollis isolate bZonAlb1 chromosome 39, bZonAlb1.hap1, whole genome shotgun sequence genome contains these proteins:
- the LOC141726760 gene encoding uncharacterized protein LOC141726760, giving the protein MSPPNSASRFAEGLRKLSRELEAPAVEIAPKPPKFRLPRLGWALAKLREGGGTPSPPASPPGIAIPSVELDLGAVGDAGAKLKVPKLSLAPFGDTEDGPRFGPGAGPGSPRLRAPRFGIAAAALPKFGGSSPDLRPGGVPKAPPKRGGSAESLILGWTAPEPPGSLRAKPKSRGAPAPPWPPRIPIPAVGFALPGAQPAPAPERPEPRRAPEPPVLKVPVLELAPPGLDGASEQPGRRFGVKLPKFGAGSSGSGAGSSARMRRGGSKAVPEEGGAARDGNPRRRRWVPRGGFRPPRGPLRSPPNWGGCGSPDVELCPGDPQIPLAIGGISSRCDPGGLRPEGTPKFQLPQLVLSPQICAEP; this is encoded by the coding sequence ATGAGCCCCCCGAACTCGGCTTCCCGCTTCGCCGAGGGGCTGCGGAAGCTCAGCCGCGAGCTGGAGGCTCCGGCCGTGGAAATCgcccccaagccccccaaatTCCGCCTTCCCCGCCTCGGGTGGGCGCTGGCCAAGCTGCGGGAGGGCGGCGGGACCCCCTCCCCTCCGGCATCGCCCCCCGGCATCGCCATCCCCAGCGTGGAGCTGGACCTGGGCGCGGTGGGAGACGCGGGGGCCAAGCTGAAGGTGCCCAAATTGTCGCTGGCGCCGTTCGGTGACACCGAGGACGGGCCGCGATTCGGCCCCGGGGCCGGCCCGGGCTCCCCCCGGCTCCGCGCCCCGCGCTTCGGCATCgcggccgcggcgctgcccaaATTCGGGGGCTCCAGCCCCGACCTCCGCcctgggggggtccccaaagcGCCCCCGAAACGCGGGGGCAGCGCCGAGAGCCTGATCCTGGGCTGGACggccccggagccccccgggaGCCTCCGCGCCAAACCCAAATCTCGGGGGGCTCCGGCGCCGCCGTGGCCGCCCCGCATCCCCATCCCCGCCGTGGGGTTCGCTCTGCCGGGAGCGcaaccggcaccggcaccggagCGCCCCGAGCCGCGCCGGGCTCCGGAGCCGCCGGTGCTGAAGGTGCCGGTGCTGGAGCTGGCGCCGCCGGGCTTGGACGGCGCCTCGGAGCAGCCCGGGCGCCGCTTTGGGGTGAAACTCCCCAAATTCGGGGCCGGCTCCTCCGGGAGCGGCGCGGGATCCTCGGCGAGGATGAGGAGGGGCGGCTCCAAGGCCGTGCCCGAGGAAGGAGGAGCCGCCCGCGATGGGAACCCCCGGCGGCGCCGCTGGGTGCCCAGGGGTGGGTTTCGCCCCCCGCGGGGGCCTCTCCGGAGCCCCCCAAATTGGGGAGGATGCGGTTCCCCCGATGTGGAGCTGTGCCCCGGGGACCCCCAGATCCCCCTCGCCATCGGGGGCATCTCCTCCCGCTGCGATCCCGGGGGGCTCCGGCCCGAGGGCACCCCCAAATTCCAGCTGCCGCAGCTGGTGCTGAGCCCCCAGATCTGTGCCGAGCCATGA